From the Primulina tabacum isolate GXHZ01 chromosome 15, ASM2559414v2, whole genome shotgun sequence genome, one window contains:
- the LOC142526958 gene encoding major allergen Pru ar 1-like — protein sequence MGVLTFTEEHASAVCPKRIFKASILDSSNLIPKLLPQVIKSMEFLQSNGGVGSIKHVNFAEGSDLKSLKYQIDELNEETYSYSYTVIEGDTLMDNLDKITHEIKLEAAPDGGTFSKVTSTYYTKDDFSLTEKEIKAGKEKVLGVYKAVEAYLIQNPSAYA from the exons ATGGGTGTCCTTACTTTTACAGAAGAGCACGCTTCTGCAGTCTGTCCAAAAAGAATCTTCAAAGCCTCAATTCTAGACTCCAGTAACTTGATCCCAAAACTTCTCCCACAGGTAATTAAAAGCATGGAATTTCTTCAAAGCAACGGTGGAGTGGGAAGCATAAAACATGTTAATTTTGCTGAAG GTAGTGATCTTAAATCTTTGAAGTATCAGATTGATGAACTGAACGAAGAGACATACAGTTATAGCTACACGGTGATTGAAGGGGATACTTTAATGGACAATCTGGATAAGATTACACATGAAATCAAGTTGGAAGCAGCACCAGATGGGGGTACATTTTCTAAGGTGACCAGCACTTATTACACAAAAGACGATTTCTCGCTGACAGAGAAAGAGATAAAAGCCGGGAAAGAGAAAGTATTGGGAGTTTACAAGGCTGTGGAGGCTTATCTGATCCAGAACCCCAGTGCTTATGCATGA
- the LOC142526621 gene encoding uncharacterized protein LOC142526621, whose product MVASSLLIWIGMGKNPIDSVVVAQACVCRSHFHISSFTGNCLGMLWLLAGLAIVCVVSFTSSASVALATNIPHSMYCSWLYHWHGKQMDGLYTALVQVLYYFIGKGFNFFVPKVMTNWILVAQRNKCWNISWHPFML is encoded by the exons ATGGTTGCATCTTCGTTGCTGATATGGATTGGGATGGGAAAGAATCCTATTGACTCCGTAGTTGTGGCTCAGGCAT GTGTATGTAGATCTCATTTCCATATCAGTTCTTTTACTGGGAATTGCCTTGGCATGCTATG GTTGCTAGCTGGTTTGGCCATTGTATGTGTTGTCAGTTTTACATCGAGTGCTTCTGTTGCTCTTGCTACAAATATTCCT CATTCTATGTACTGCAGCTGGTTGTATCACTGGCATGGGAAACAGATGGATGGCCTCTATACAGCTCTTGTGCAGGTTTTGTATTATTTCATAGGTAAAGGTTTTAATTTCTTCGTTCCAAAAGTTATGACTAACTGGATCTTGGTAGCGCAAAGGAATAAATGTTGGAACATATCTTGGCATCCGTTTATGTTGTAG